The proteins below are encoded in one region of Methanobacterium aggregans:
- a CDS encoding FAD-dependent oxidoreductase produces the protein MNIVVIGGGPAGRTAAMEASGLGANVTLIEKNKIGGKCLNEGCVVVCGLNDVAKYIRNTKKFNERGITSLNPEINFHKVAGGVKETIAKIRHVLEVETREAGVNVVMDDAVVGDGYVSVGNERYNYDKLIIGTGAGASIPPVKGAEHALTYRDVLDIPKVPENLNIVGSGVIAAEFAGIFSAMGSRVRIFCRHSFLKMLDPDIKRYVVEKLLGDVEILENTQVNEIHPDGLKTDAGFFEGTVLNAVGMVPNSDAVRGLVDTGKNGEIIVNSKMETSKRGVYAAGDVVGGIGTTPVARMEGVVAARNSCGIHAEADYRFVPSSISLHYDVSFLKSESPTGSEGHIPGSSGPETFWRVLDGETGMSKVVFDAETGDINSLFAVSPSARTTMAYMSKFLRDGYKIHDFDNFIETHPSTDAVYKLIRFLSKLE, from the coding sequence ATGAACATCGTGGTTATAGGGGGAGGTCCAGCTGGTAGAACAGCTGCAATGGAAGCTTCAGGACTTGGAGCAAATGTTACACTGATTGAAAAGAATAAAATAGGCGGTAAATGTCTTAATGAGGGATGTGTGGTTGTTTGTGGGCTCAACGACGTTGCGAAGTACATAAGGAACACAAAAAAATTCAATGAAAGAGGAATCACCAGCCTGAACCCTGAAATCAATTTTCATAAAGTTGCAGGTGGAGTGAAAGAAACAATAGCCAAGATAAGGCACGTTCTTGAGGTTGAAACCCGTGAAGCAGGTGTTAACGTTGTCATGGATGATGCTGTGGTTGGAGATGGCTACGTTTCAGTTGGAAATGAAAGGTATAATTACGACAAGCTTATCATAGGGACAGGTGCAGGTGCTTCCATTCCCCCAGTAAAAGGTGCAGAACATGCACTGACCTACAGAGATGTTCTTGACATTCCAAAGGTTCCTGAAAATCTCAACATCGTGGGAAGTGGAGTTATAGCTGCTGAATTTGCAGGAATCTTCTCAGCCATGGGCTCCAGGGTAAGGATTTTCTGCAGGCACAGTTTTTTGAAGATGCTCGACCCCGATATAAAAAGGTACGTGGTTGAAAAGTTGTTAGGGGATGTTGAAATACTTGAAAACACTCAAGTCAATGAGATTCATCCAGACGGACTCAAAACAGATGCTGGTTTTTTTGAAGGAACTGTTCTTAATGCAGTTGGAATGGTGCCAAATTCAGATGCAGTGAGGGGTCTGGTTGATACTGGAAAAAATGGGGAGATAATTGTTAACAGCAAAATGGAAACCAGTAAAAGGGGTGTTTACGCTGCAGGAGATGTTGTTGGTGGAATAGGAACAACACCAGTGGCCCGTATGGAGGGAGTGGTTGCTGCAAGGAACTCTTGCGGAATTCATGCTGAGGCAGATTACAGGTTCGTGCCAAGTTCCATATCCCTACACTACGATGTCAGTTTTCTGAAATCTGAATCTCCCACGGGTTCTGAAGGGCACATACCTGGATCTTCAGGGCCAGAAACATTTTGGAGAGTTCTTGATGGAGAAACAGGTATGAGTAAGGTTGTTTTTGATGCTGAAACTGGAGATATAAACAGTTTGTTTGCAGTGTCACCCTCTGCACGTACAACCATGGCCTACATGTCCAAGTTTCTAAGGGATGGTTATAAAATCCATGATTTTGATAACTTCATTGAAACCCATCCCTCAACAGATGCTGTTTACAAGCTCATAAGGTTCCTTTCCAAGTTAGAGTGA
- a CDS encoding glycosyltransferase, whose protein sequence is MKALCIVTGRGIGGDAMTALNIARALEKKGVECEFALDPTAPGLLFKKHGITWYKTSIPQAGGHAATKATMGKAAFRTFKAVLGVSKLCKKVKPDVVVGVIGGGAVVGCLGALVARLPSVGILITPMDANICTKITTNVALPESNLFQLESAELEKLNTKKAYSPINPEVIVGDKDKALSKMPEGYDPTIPTVLFSSGSTLFEKMAQGVEKLGESQIDANILVVGDPLEEDYLKYFKSEKVFYLGYIDWIRDLYKLIDVAVVTDDGMMIHEAMACNIPVVALLGVKYGRYHNLAAVFNGAVLEAELENLETVLEDAFKGMGEMKLNASKYGADVLNSADDIAEMIYNRIPLNK, encoded by the coding sequence ATGAAAGCTTTATGCATTGTTACAGGAAGGGGCATAGGAGGGGATGCAATGACAGCCCTCAACATAGCAAGGGCCCTTGAAAAGAAGGGAGTTGAATGTGAATTTGCACTGGATCCCACAGCTCCAGGTTTACTCTTTAAAAAACATGGAATAACTTGGTATAAAACCAGCATCCCCCAGGCTGGAGGACACGCTGCCACAAAGGCAACAATGGGAAAGGCAGCATTCAGAACCTTCAAAGCAGTACTGGGAGTATCAAAACTTTGCAAAAAAGTCAAACCAGATGTTGTGGTTGGAGTGATAGGTGGAGGTGCAGTTGTGGGTTGTCTTGGAGCACTCGTTGCAAGGCTCCCATCAGTTGGAATTCTCATAACCCCCATGGATGCCAACATCTGCACCAAGATCACAACGAACGTTGCCCTACCCGAATCCAACCTCTTCCAGTTGGAAAGTGCAGAACTTGAAAAGCTCAACACAAAAAAAGCATACTCACCAATAAATCCAGAAGTAATCGTGGGAGATAAGGACAAGGCCCTTTCAAAAATGCCAGAAGGTTACGATCCAACTATCCCAACTGTTCTCTTCTCATCGGGTTCAACACTCTTTGAAAAAATGGCCCAGGGTGTGGAAAAACTTGGAGAAAGTCAGATCGATGCCAACATACTTGTGGTTGGAGACCCGCTGGAAGAGGATTACCTGAAATACTTCAAATCTGAAAAGGTATTTTATTTGGGTTACATAGATTGGATACGCGACCTTTACAAGCTCATTGATGTTGCAGTGGTCACAGATGATGGTATGATGATACACGAAGCCATGGCATGCAACATACCAGTTGTAGCACTTTTAGGAGTGAAATACGGGCGCTACCATAATTTAGCCGCAGTCTTCAATGGAGCAGTGCTTGAAGCTGAACTCGAAAACCTGGAAACAGTTTTAGAAGATGCATTCAAGGGTATGGGTGAGATGAAGCTGAATGCTTCTAAGTATGGAGCAGACGTTCTAAATTCAGCTGATGATATTGCAGAGATGATCTACAACAGAATTCCTTTAAATAAATAA
- a CDS encoding prephenate dehydrogenase, producing MKITIIGGTRGLGNWIARFLKNKGFDVVITGRNQVEGESVSKKLGVIYLQDNVEAASQSDVTIISVPIDVTTRIIKEVAPHLKEGSLLMDVTSVKEEPADVMKQFAPEGVEFLPTHPMFGPRIRSLDGQVVVLTPEKEGNEGKWYPKVLAFLESENARVLVTNPENHDKMMSIVQGLTHFSYISIAATIEKLGIDIKESRKFASPVYSLMLDMIARIVAQNPYLCYSIQTNNRYIVQTHEAFLETFLELKEMINAGREKEFVGAMSSAAKHLDDLEAALGRSDKAISALNEEVQLLKDSVGEEVGLRHIYSETIHVGILKELSPDFATLVRDEKEIKLKLSNVEVLSTTKLHNWKVDNYPRNFYDVSAVFPENCNPPVMAETLMKLDAVIEASVVDVYCGDQIETGKKSVTIRYSIINPDARFEVENLLKGFGGIIR from the coding sequence ATGAAAATTACAATAATCGGCGGTACACGAGGTCTGGGTAATTGGATAGCACGTTTTCTTAAAAATAAGGGATTTGATGTTGTTATAACTGGTAGAAACCAAGTAGAAGGAGAAAGTGTTTCAAAGAAGTTGGGTGTAATCTACCTTCAGGATAATGTGGAGGCTGCATCCCAATCCGACGTTACAATTATATCTGTGCCCATAGATGTAACAACCAGAATCATAAAGGAAGTTGCCCCTCATCTTAAGGAAGGATCCCTTCTTATGGATGTTACCTCTGTTAAAGAGGAGCCTGCAGATGTTATGAAACAGTTTGCTCCTGAAGGTGTGGAGTTTCTGCCAACACATCCAATGTTCGGACCCAGGATACGATCCCTGGACGGACAGGTGGTTGTTTTAACCCCTGAAAAAGAGGGGAATGAGGGTAAATGGTATCCTAAGGTTTTAGCATTCCTTGAATCTGAGAATGCTCGTGTTCTTGTAACTAATCCTGAGAATCATGATAAGATGATGAGTATCGTTCAGGGATTAACCCATTTCTCATACATATCAATTGCAGCAACAATAGAAAAACTTGGAATTGATATCAAAGAGTCCAGAAAGTTTGCAAGTCCTGTTTACAGTTTGATGCTTGACATGATTGCACGGATCGTAGCACAAAACCCTTACCTCTGCTACTCCATACAGACGAACAACAGGTACATCGTCCAGACGCACGAAGCATTTCTAGAGACATTTTTGGAGCTTAAAGAGATGATAAATGCAGGAAGGGAAAAGGAGTTTGTTGGTGCCATGAGTTCTGCAGCAAAACACCTTGACGACCTTGAAGCAGCCCTTGGAAGATCTGATAAAGCAATATCTGCACTCAACGAAGAAGTTCAGCTTCTTAAAGATTCTGTTGGTGAAGAGGTTGGTTTGAGACATATATACTCCGAAACGATCCATGTTGGGATACTGAAGGAATTATCACCAGATTTTGCAACGTTAGTTAGGGATGAAAAGGAAATTAAACTGAAATTATCCAACGTTGAAGTTTTAAGCACTACGAAACTCCATAATTGGAAGGTTGACAATTATCCCAGGAATTTTTACGATGTTTCTGCAGTTTTTCCTGAAAACTGCAATCCTCCAGTGATGGCAGAAACACTGATGAAGTTAGATGCTGTCATAGAAGCATCTGTTGTTGATGTTTACTGCGGAGATCAGATAGAAACTGGTAAAA
- a CDS encoding ABC transporter ATP-binding protein, with translation MGEEIDYAIETSELVKKFGDFKALDGMNLKVKKGEVYGLLGPNGAGKTTTIRVLCGLSNPSSGEAQILGKTIPNNTISKVIGYMPQETALYDGLTVKQNLKFFGEIFGLKKDKTIKKIHELLRFIDLEDWKNEVTANLSGGMKHRVSLACTLIHEPEVLFLDEPTVGVDPELRLSFWNYFNMLKDSGITILITTHYMDEARHCDRVGFVKKGKIIAEGHPEDILRTTGTESLEDAFLEFSRTCGSGNVLEGGSVQ, from the coding sequence TTGGGAGAAGAAATTGATTATGCCATAGAAACATCAGAACTTGTAAAGAAGTTTGGTGATTTTAAAGCTTTGGATGGAATGAACCTCAAAGTAAAAAAGGGCGAAGTTTACGGATTACTGGGCCCTAATGGTGCAGGTAAAACAACCACCATAAGGGTACTGTGCGGCCTGTCAAACCCATCATCTGGAGAAGCCCAAATTCTTGGAAAAACCATTCCCAACAATACAATATCAAAAGTTATAGGTTACATGCCTCAAGAAACTGCTCTTTACGATGGACTCACAGTTAAACAGAACCTGAAATTTTTTGGGGAAATTTTCGGCCTTAAAAAGGATAAAACAATTAAAAAGATCCATGAGCTCCTTAGATTCATAGATTTGGAAGACTGGAAAAATGAGGTGACTGCTAACTTGAGTGGAGGTATGAAACACAGGGTTTCACTGGCATGCACCCTCATACATGAGCCAGAAGTGCTTTTTCTTGATGAACCCACAGTTGGCGTCGATCCGGAGCTCAGGTTATCCTTCTGGAACTACTTCAACATGCTCAAGGATTCAGGTATAACCATACTCATCACAACCCACTACATGGATGAGGCACGCCACTGCGACAGGGTTGGATTCGTTAAAAAGGGTAAAATAATTGCAGAGGGACATCCTGAAGATATATTAAGGACTACAGGAACCGAATCCCTTGAAGATGCCTTCCTTGAGTTTTCAAGAACTTGTGGATCAGGAAATGTTCTGGAAGGAGGCAGTGTCCAATGA
- a CDS encoding TrmB family transcriptional regulator produces MLADIPVEKETLNALKTMGLTDYETRAYVALTSVISGTATELSEASNVPRSKIYVVLKSLVKKGFVEMSRGKPLQFTVIPPHEVFKRSRNEIKETMDKAEAELNMVYETQIPNVPAPIWLVHGPEKIVNKELEIISRAEESLIIMAGFMFKEEPPKLKEVIQKAIKRGVNVRIIIMPHSIVDEEMIDVSQVLQNLDCDLKLLQIPNIKMVLRDKKEMIMAFSKFSGESAVSKTSIGIWNQYREFVETIEGMYEFVWNNELFKEVKI; encoded by the coding sequence ATGTTGGCAGACATTCCAGTGGAAAAGGAAACTTTAAACGCCCTTAAGACTATGGGACTTACGGACTATGAGACAAGGGCTTATGTGGCTTTAACATCTGTAATATCTGGAACAGCAACGGAGCTAAGTGAAGCATCAAACGTCCCGCGTTCTAAGATATACGTGGTTTTGAAATCCCTTGTAAAGAAGGGATTTGTGGAAATGAGCCGGGGTAAGCCACTGCAATTCACTGTGATACCTCCCCACGAGGTTTTCAAAAGGTCAAGAAATGAAATAAAGGAAACAATGGACAAAGCTGAAGCTGAACTCAACATGGTCTACGAAACCCAGATACCCAACGTACCTGCACCCATATGGCTTGTTCACGGCCCGGAGAAGATCGTGAACAAGGAACTTGAGATCATCTCAAGGGCAGAAGAATCCCTTATCATAATGGCGGGCTTTATGTTCAAGGAAGAGCCACCCAAATTAAAAGAAGTTATTCAAAAAGCTATTAAAAGAGGGGTAAATGTAAGGATAATAATAATGCCCCACTCAATTGTAGATGAAGAAATGATAGATGTGTCTCAAGTTCTCCAGAACCTAGATTGCGACCTGAAGTTACTGCAGATACCCAACATAAAAATGGTTTTAAGGGATAAAAAGGAAATGATCATGGCATTTTCCAAGTTTTCAGGAGAAAGCGCAGTTTCAAAAACATCAATTGGAATATGGAACCAGTACCGGGAGTTTGTGGAAACGATTGAGGGAATGTACGAATTCGTCTGGAACAACGAACTGTTTAAGGAAGTTAAGATCTAA
- a CDS encoding HypC/HybG/HupF family hydrogenase formation chaperone: MCIAAPAQIVEIKDNVATVDFGGVRQQAKLDLVGDLEIGRYVLVHSGYAIEVLTDQEAQESLEAWDELLKVLDEEDMEKK, encoded by the coding sequence ATGTGTATCGCAGCACCAGCACAGATAGTTGAAATTAAGGACAACGTTGCCACCGTTGATTTTGGTGGAGTAAGACAGCAGGCAAAACTGGACCTTGTAGGGGACTTAGAAATTGGAAGATATGTTTTGGTTCATTCAGGATATGCAATTGAGGTTTTAACAGATCAGGAAGCTCAGGAATCTCTTGAAGCATGGGATGAGCTTTTAAAGGTCCTTGATGAAGAAGATATGGAAAAGAAATAG
- a CDS encoding cell wall biosynthesis protein — protein MYEELILAFLASAVLTYIFKEIFTRTKGNLYTNIRGGTPRAVGLAPFIVLLLFLEPPYQYLIGIIGLFAFADDLIGRKRIEGLPFELGQLSRGIGMLMVMAVGFYYNFGALAILIALMIQPMNIADMQPGTACSTVITMALLVVLGIFALTSTLYYPALLILVACLGYAALDYQGKIMMGEVGNHSFAVGLGILYAVLGSIVGNSFGFGASGVFLFVLALFLLTSILIAFLRRKNLEAFIKKNLKIQDPNFGDYTMDVLTGGGLGDLMRKTILKKRCIMINNKLLKILGFRRLFFNPYAEENDIE, from the coding sequence TTGTACGAAGAATTAATCTTAGCTTTTCTAGCATCAGCAGTTTTGACCTACATTTTCAAGGAAATTTTCACAAGAACCAAGGGAAACCTCTACACCAATATAAGGGGTGGAACGCCTCGTGCAGTTGGATTGGCCCCATTTATAGTTTTATTACTATTTTTAGAACCTCCTTATCAATACTTAATAGGAATAATTGGATTATTCGCATTTGCAGATGATTTAATTGGCAGAAAAAGGATTGAAGGGCTGCCATTTGAACTTGGACAGCTTTCAAGGGGAATTGGCATGCTGATGGTTATGGCAGTTGGATTCTACTACAACTTCGGTGCCCTTGCAATACTGATAGCCCTGATGATACAGCCAATGAACATTGCAGACATGCAGCCTGGAACTGCATGTTCCACAGTGATCACAATGGCTCTTCTGGTTGTTCTTGGAATATTTGCATTAACCTCAACCCTTTACTACCCAGCACTACTCATCCTGGTGGCATGCCTTGGATACGCTGCCCTGGACTACCAAGGTAAAATAATGATGGGAGAGGTGGGCAACCACTCATTTGCTGTGGGTCTTGGAATTTTATACGCAGTTTTAGGCAGTATTGTTGGAAATTCATTTGGCTTTGGAGCTTCAGGTGTTTTCCTATTTGTACTGGCATTATTCCTCTTAACATCAATTCTCATAGCATTTTTAAGGAGAAAAAACCTTGAAGCATTCATCAAGAAAAACCTCAAAATTCAGGATCCCAACTTTGGAGATTACACCATGGATGTTTTAACAGGAGGAGGACTTGGAGACTTGATGCGTAAAACAATCCTTAAAAAACGATGCATTATGATAAACAACAAATTACTTAAAATTTTGGGTTTCAGAAGGTTGTTCTTCAATCCCTACGCAGAAGAGAATGATATTGAGTAA
- a CDS encoding ABC transporter permease, whose translation MNFRRSFAVTKRVFRDIKNDKRTIALMLLAPIFAMFVFGLAFSGDVEDVNVVVVNHDTGFQIPGGENLSLSQEIISNLDTNVLNIKYMSDNASAVGEVENGKAYAVIIFPENFTETAYIGATTPSSNQSTQLIIRADESVVNIKNAIFSTVGDAATKTMEDQGINPPVKVDSDPVYGEGAEFIDFFVPGIMAFVVYLLTTLLTLLAFVGERTSGTLGRILATPLKESEIVCGYAVAFGIVGTVQAAFLLTVGVLVFKIDVVGNVLLAFLVVALLAVVSQALGILLSSLAKREGQAVQFIPFIILPVFLLSGVFWPIEAIPTWLRPLSYLVPPTYAVDACRAVILKGWGLDKIGIDVAVLLAFAALFLVMAALSLKRKKD comes from the coding sequence ATGAACTTCAGAAGAAGCTTTGCAGTTACAAAGAGGGTTTTCAGGGACATCAAAAATGACAAACGTACCATTGCACTTATGCTCCTTGCACCCATATTTGCAATGTTTGTATTTGGCCTGGCCTTCAGCGGTGACGTGGAAGATGTTAACGTTGTTGTAGTGAACCATGACACAGGTTTCCAGATACCTGGAGGAGAAAATCTTTCACTTTCCCAGGAGATAATCAGCAACCTGGACACTAATGTTTTGAACATCAAATACATGTCAGACAATGCTTCCGCTGTTGGTGAGGTTGAGAATGGAAAAGCCTACGCAGTCATCATATTTCCGGAAAATTTCACAGAAACTGCCTACATTGGTGCTACAACTCCCTCATCCAATCAAAGTACCCAGCTAATTATAAGGGCTGATGAAAGTGTTGTTAACATTAAAAATGCCATATTCAGCACTGTTGGAGATGCTGCAACCAAGACAATGGAAGATCAGGGAATTAACCCTCCTGTGAAAGTGGATTCTGATCCAGTCTATGGTGAGGGTGCAGAGTTCATAGATTTCTTCGTTCCAGGAATAATGGCCTTCGTTGTTTACCTCCTCACAACGCTGCTCACCCTCCTTGCATTCGTTGGTGAAAGGACATCAGGAACCCTTGGAAGAATTCTAGCAACACCCCTTAAGGAAAGTGAAATAGTATGTGGTTATGCTGTGGCATTTGGAATTGTTGGAACAGTGCAGGCTGCATTCCTCCTTACAGTGGGTGTTCTTGTCTTCAAAATAGATGTGGTTGGAAACGTGCTCCTTGCATTCCTGGTGGTTGCACTACTGGCAGTTGTATCACAGGCACTTGGAATACTGCTTTCAAGCCTTGCAAAACGTGAAGGTCAGGCCGTACAGTTCATACCCTTCATAATACTTCCAGTTTTCCTACTTTCAGGTGTTTTCTGGCCAATAGAAGCAATACCTACATGGTTACGACCATTATCATACTTGGTACCACCAACCTATGCAGTTGATGCTTGCAGGGCGGTTATACTCAAGGGATGGGGTCTGGATAAGATAGGGATAGATGTTGCTGTTCTTTTGGCATTTGCAGCTCTTTTCCTTGTTATGGCTGCACTGTCCCTTAAAAGAAAGAAGGATTGA
- a CDS encoding mRNA surveillance protein pelota has translation MRIVYQDTKRGIIELVPETLDDLWHLSHIIEPGDMVSSKTTRRIQDSTGEKIRSDRGIKKTFFLGIKVEDMNFHKYTGKLRATGIIEHGPEDLVPLGSHHTLDLKLKNSVKIQKEKWSRWNIKRLKNAVKSSKKPSAIIVAVEDDVADLGIIRQYGIDYYGPIMGQVSGKRIVQKNRKKAISDFFTDVANSLEKFKEVQSIIIAGPGFTKGEFYDFLKDQYPEMAKISLIENTGAGGRTGISEVLKKGIIEEMATENRIAYEMRAVEDLLAEIGKSSKLVAYGKKEVQAASNAGAVEKLLVVDELVRELDVEQIMELTENMGGKVLIVSTEHDGGKQLNALGGIAALLRYGIT, from the coding sequence ATGCGAATAGTTTATCAGGATACCAAAAGGGGCATAATAGAACTTGTCCCAGAAACACTGGACGACCTCTGGCATCTATCACACATAATAGAACCCGGAGATATGGTATCTTCAAAAACAACACGTAGGATCCAGGATTCAACTGGAGAAAAGATAAGGAGCGACAGGGGCATTAAAAAAACCTTCTTTTTAGGAATAAAAGTTGAGGATATGAACTTTCATAAGTACACTGGAAAGTTAAGGGCAACGGGCATAATAGAGCATGGCCCTGAAGATCTGGTCCCACTGGGCTCTCACCACACTCTGGATCTCAAGCTCAAAAATTCTGTGAAGATACAGAAGGAAAAATGGTCCAGATGGAACATTAAAAGGCTTAAAAATGCAGTTAAATCTTCTAAAAAACCTTCAGCAATCATAGTTGCAGTTGAAGATGATGTTGCAGACCTTGGAATCATAAGACAGTACGGGATAGATTACTACGGCCCAATAATGGGGCAGGTTTCCGGAAAAAGGATAGTGCAGAAGAACAGGAAAAAAGCAATATCCGACTTCTTCACAGATGTTGCAAACTCCCTGGAGAAGTTTAAAGAAGTGCAGAGTATCATAATAGCAGGTCCTGGATTTACCAAGGGAGAATTCTACGATTTTTTGAAGGATCAATATCCTGAAATGGCCAAGATATCCCTAATCGAAAACACCGGTGCTGGGGGAAGGACAGGAATAAGTGAAGTTCTTAAAAAGGGCATAATTGAGGAAATGGCCACAGAAAACAGGATAGCCTATGAAATGAGAGCTGTTGAGGATCTGCTGGCAGAGATAGGTAAATCTTCAAAACTGGTTGCATACGGTAAGAAAGAGGTTCAGGCTGCTTCAAATGCAGGTGCAGTTGAAAAACTCCTTGTTGTGGATGAACTGGTACGTGAACTGGACGTAGAACAGATCATGGAACTCACAGAAAATATGGGTGGTAAAGTACTGATCGTAAGTACGGAACACGACGGAGGAAAACAGCTCAATGCTCTTGGAGGAATTGCGGCCCTTTTAAGGTATGGGATAACTTAA